Within Pseudomonas alloputida, the genomic segment AGCACTTCACGCGGGTCGGCGAAGAACGGCTGGCCATCCAGCTCGTGCATGGTCATCAGCAGCTGGGCGGTGGGGCGCTTTTGCCACGGCTCGTCCGACAGCGTGCCGGGGATCGGGAAACAGATGCGGTCGGCGTCGCCGATGTCCAGGCCAAGGCCGGTGCTTTCGACAGTGGAACCGTTGATATCAAGGGCGAACAGCGATGCGGGCAGGTTGATGCCCTTCTCGTACACCTTGTGCAGGCTGGCCCGCTCGATGCGCTTGCCACGTACCACGCCATTCATGTCGGAGATCAGCAGGTCTACGTACTGCGTGTCCGGATGGGCCTGGAGGAAGTCATTCATCTCGCTGGAAGAACTGGCGCACGGGGTTACCGACGTCATGGTGTACATCCTTTGATGTGCTGCGGCGATGTGGGGATACGGCTGGCGCCTCACGGGCGACGATGGTTGCAGCTGTTGTTGTTTTCACTTTCCCATCGTGGGGACTGGTTACCCGACCGGGCGCATTGATTCCGGGGGGCCGTTTCACTATAAAATGGCCCAGACGCAACAGACATTGGCAATTTGGCAAGCAGAGCGTGCATCAATGCAATATCAGATAACCCACGCAGACCTCTCTCTGGTCCTGGCACTGGAACGTGGCCGCTCGCTGGCCAAAGCCGCCGAACTGCTCAAAGTCGACGTTTCGACCGTGTTCCGCTCGATCCGCCGATTGGAGTCGGCGCTGGGCACCGCCTTGTTCGTCAAGAGCCGAAAGGGCTATCTGCCGACTGACACCGCCCAGGCCTTGGCCGAGCAGGCCGAACGTGCCGAGCAGGCGCTGGAAGCAGCGCGCATTGCCATGACCAGTGGCGAGCAGGTGGTCAGCGGCACGGTGCGCCTTACCTGCACGGAGGCGGTGATGCACAGCCTGTTGCTGCCGGCACTGGCCGAGTTCATGTCCAACTACCCGGCCTTGTCGCTGGAGATGGGCACCTCCAACACCTTCGCCAACCTCAGCCGGCGCGACGCCGACATCGCCCTGCGCCTGACCAACACACCTCCGGAGCACCTGGTTGGCCGCAACCTGGGTTCGACCTCCTATGTAGTCTGCGGCCAGCCACAGTGGCGCGAGCGCCTCAGCGAGTCCCCCGCCAGCGTGCCGTGGATCGCACCAGACGACTCGATGCAGGACCACCCTACGGTGGTCTGGCGCAACCAACAACACCCGGGCCTGAGCCCGCGCTACCAGTGCAGCAGCATGTCGACCATCGCCCAGTTGGTAATGGCCGGCCTGGGCGTGGCAGCACTGCCGGACTACATGGTGCATGCGCTGCCCGGGGTGGATGCACTCAGCGGCCCCCTGCCCGGCTGCGACACTCAGTTGTGGTTGCTGACCCGGCCGGATTGCCGGGCGTTGCGCTCGGTGCAGACCTTGTTCGAAGAGCTGACCCCGCGGTTGCGTGACGCGATGCTCTGAGGTTATCGTCAGGCTCATGCACTGAGGGTGTCTGTTCCGGCCCTTTCGCGGGTAAACCCGCCGCTACAAGCTACGCGGCCCCTGTGGGAGCGGGTTCACCCGCGAAGAAGGCATCGCAGGGTTTGCAGGTACCGCCCGGCAAAACAGCGCTTCCCTATTGGCTGGTGAATTTTTATACTATCGAGTCCGCCTGCCCATTAATGGGCTGCACGCCCACCGCAATTGCTACTGAGGAAGACCATGGCCCGCGTAACTGTTGAAGACTGCCTGGAACACGTGGATAACCGCTTTGAGCTGGTCATGCTCTCGACCAAGCGCGCTCGCCAGCTGGCGACCGGCGGCAAAGAGCCACGCGTTGCGTGGGAAAACGACAAGCCAACCGTTGTTGCCCTGCGTGAAATTGCCGAAGGCATCGTCACCAACGAGTTCATCGCCGCTGAAGAGATCGTCACCGAGGATCCGGTGTTCGCCGCGTTCGAGGACGAGAACAACGAGGCTGTCTGATTGATGCCAGGTCGACGTCGTACGGCGCAAGGCCCTCTTCCTCGGCAGGAGGTGAACCCATGCCGGGTATAGAAGCCTTGGCCGAACGGCTTTCGACCTATCTTGGCCCCGAACAGGTCAACCTGGTTCGGCGTGCCTATTTCTACGCCGAACAGGCCCACGATGGGCAACGCCGCCGCAGTGGCGAGCCCTACGTGACCCACCCGCTGGCCGTGGCCAGCATCCTCGCCGACATGCACATGGACCATCAGAGCCTGATGGCGGCCATGCTGCACGATGTGATCGAAGACACCGGCATCGCCAAGGAAGCCCTCAGCCAGCAGTTTGGCGAGACCGTGGCCGAATTGGTCGATGGGGTCAGCAAGCTGACCCAGATGAATTTCGAGACCAAGGCCGAGGCGCAGGCGGAAAACTTCCAGAAGATGGCCATGGCCATGGCCCGCGATATCCGCGTGATCCTGGTCAAGCTGGCCGACCGCCTGCACAACATGCGCACCCTGGAAGTGCTGTCTGGCGAAAAGCGCCGGCGCATTGCCAAGGAAACCCTCGAGATCTACGCCCCCATCGCAAACCGCCTGGGGATGCACACCGTGCGCGTAGAGTTCGAAGACCTTGGCTTCAAGGCCATGCACCCGATGCGCTCGTCGCTGATTCATCGTGCAGTGAAGAGCGCGCGCGGCAACCGCAAAGAGATCGTCGCCAAGATCGAGCACTCGCTGGCCAACTGCCTGGCCGCCGACGGCATCGAGGGCGAAGTCAGCGGTCGGCAGAAACACCTCTATGGCATCTACAAGAAGATGCGCGGCAAGCGCCGTGCCTTCAACGAGATCATGGACGTGTATGCCTTCCGCATCATCGTCGACAAGGTTGACACCTGTTACCGCGTGCTCGGCGCCGTACACAACCTGTACAAGCCGCTGCCCGGACGCTTCAAGGATTACATCGCGATCCCCAAGGCCAACGGCTACCAGTCGTTGCACACCACCCTGTTCGGCATGCACGGCGTGCCCATCGAAATCCAGATTCGCACCCGCGAAATGGAAGAGATGGCCAACAACGGCATCGCCGCGCACTGGCTGTACAAGTCAAACGACGACGAGCAGCCCAAGGGCAGCCACGCGCGCGCCCGCCAGTGGGTCAAGGGTATCCTTGAACTGCAGCAACGTGCCGGCAACTCCCTGGAATTCATCGAGAGCGTGAAGATCGACCTGTTCCCGGACGAGGTCTACGTGTTCACGCCCAAAGGCCGGATCATGGAGTTGCCCAAAGGCTCCACGGCCGTCGACTTCGCCTACGCGGTCCACACCGACGTCGGCAACAGTTGCATCGCTTGCCGCATCAACCGCCGCCTGGCGCCGCTGTCCGAACCGCTACAAAGCGGCTCGACAGTGGAAATCGTCAGCGCCCCGGGCGCTCGGCCAAACCCGGCATGGCTCAACTTTGTGGTCTCGGGCAAGGCACGCACGAATATCCGCCACGCGCTCAAGCAACAGCGCCGCTCGGAGTCCATCAGCCTGGGCGAGCGCCTGCTGAACAAGGTACTCACTGGCTTCGACAGCAGCCTGGAGAAAATCCCCCAGGAACGCATCCAGTCTATTCTCGCCGAGTACCGCCTGGAGCTCATAGAAGACCTGCTCGAAGACATCGGCCTGGGCAACCGCATGGCCTACGTGGTCGCGCGCCGCCTGCTGTCGGCCGAAGGCGAACAGCTGCCGGCGCCAGAAGGCCCACTGGCGATCCGCGGCACCGAAGGCCTGGTGCTCAGCTACGCCAAGTGCTGCACGCCGATCCCGGGTGACCCGATTGTCGGCCACCTGTCGGCCGGCAAGGGCATGGTCGTGCACCTGGAGAACTGCCGCAACATCAGTGAAATCCGCCACAACCCCGAAAAGTGCGTGCAACTCTCCTGGGCCAAGGACATCACTGGCGAGTTCAATGTCGAACTGCGTGTCGAACTGGAACACCAGCGCGGGCTGATCGCCCTGCTGGCCAGCAGCGTCAACGCCGCCGACGGCAACATTGAGAAGATCAGCATGGACGAACGCGACGGCCGTATCAGCGTGGTCCAACTGGTGGTCAGCGTGCACGACCGCGTGCACCTGGCGCGTGTGATCAAGAAGCTGCGTACCCTGACCGGTGTGGTCCGCATCACCCGCATGCGTACGTAGTCCGCCAACCGCAAGGAGTCATCATGAGCAAAACCGTCATCAACAGC encodes:
- a CDS encoding LysR family transcriptional regulator → MQYQITHADLSLVLALERGRSLAKAAELLKVDVSTVFRSIRRLESALGTALFVKSRKGYLPTDTAQALAEQAERAEQALEAARIAMTSGEQVVSGTVRLTCTEAVMHSLLLPALAEFMSNYPALSLEMGTSNTFANLSRRDADIALRLTNTPPEHLVGRNLGSTSYVVCGQPQWRERLSESPASVPWIAPDDSMQDHPTVVWRNQQHPGLSPRYQCSSMSTIAQLVMAGLGVAALPDYMVHALPGVDALSGPLPGCDTQLWLLTRPDCRALRSVQTLFEELTPRLRDAML
- the rpoZ gene encoding DNA-directed RNA polymerase subunit omega, with product MARVTVEDCLEHVDNRFELVMLSTKRARQLATGGKEPRVAWENDKPTVVALREIAEGIVTNEFIAAEEIVTEDPVFAAFEDENNEAV
- the spoT gene encoding bifunctional GTP diphosphokinase/guanosine-3',5'-bis pyrophosphate 3'-pyrophosphohydrolase, which encodes MPGIEALAERLSTYLGPEQVNLVRRAYFYAEQAHDGQRRRSGEPYVTHPLAVASILADMHMDHQSLMAAMLHDVIEDTGIAKEALSQQFGETVAELVDGVSKLTQMNFETKAEAQAENFQKMAMAMARDIRVILVKLADRLHNMRTLEVLSGEKRRRIAKETLEIYAPIANRLGMHTVRVEFEDLGFKAMHPMRSSLIHRAVKSARGNRKEIVAKIEHSLANCLAADGIEGEVSGRQKHLYGIYKKMRGKRRAFNEIMDVYAFRIIVDKVDTCYRVLGAVHNLYKPLPGRFKDYIAIPKANGYQSLHTTLFGMHGVPIEIQIRTREMEEMANNGIAAHWLYKSNDDEQPKGSHARARQWVKGILELQQRAGNSLEFIESVKIDLFPDEVYVFTPKGRIMELPKGSTAVDFAYAVHTDVGNSCIACRINRRLAPLSEPLQSGSTVEIVSAPGARPNPAWLNFVVSGKARTNIRHALKQQRRSESISLGERLLNKVLTGFDSSLEKIPQERIQSILAEYRLELIEDLLEDIGLGNRMAYVVARRLLSAEGEQLPAPEGPLAIRGTEGLVLSYAKCCTPIPGDPIVGHLSAGKGMVVHLENCRNISEIRHNPEKCVQLSWAKDITGEFNVELRVELEHQRGLIALLASSVNAADGNIEKISMDERDGRISVVQLVVSVHDRVHLARVIKKLRTLTGVVRITRMRT